The segment GGGCCTCCCTGGATGGCCTGAGAGATAACGGGGAGCCCGTCGAGCTGAAAAGCCCGAGTGCGACTGTCTGGGAAGATGTTTGTGCTGAGAAAGCAAACAGCAAGGCATACCAGCTTTATTACCCGCAGGTGCAACACCAGCTCCTGGTAACGGGGGCCAAGCAAGGCTGGTTAGTCTTCTACTTTGAAGGTCAGATTCAGGAGTTTCCAATACTCCGAGACGAAGCCATGATTCAAGAAATCTTGGCCGAGGCTAAAAAGTTCTGGCAACAGGTAGTAGACAAGAAGGAGCCCGACAAAGATCCAGAGAGAGACCTGTACATACCGCAAGGTGAAGAGGTCAACCGTTGGATTGCTGCTGCTGAGGAATACCGCCTCTATGATGCTGAGATTCAGGAGCTGAAACAGCGACTGTCTGAGCTTCAAGAAAGGCAAAAGCCTCATCTCGACACCATGAAGTCCCTCATGGGGGAATACTTCCATGCCGACTACTGCGGTGTGATGGTAACGAGATACAAAGCGGCTGGCCGGGTAGACTACAAAAAGCTGTTGGCTGATAAGGCGTCAGGCGTGAAGCCTGAGGATGTTGACCAGTACAGAGAGAAGTCATCAGAGCGGTGCCGTGTAACGGTTACTGGCTCTGTGAAGCCACGGTACATTGTTGATGAGGACGTGCTTGCTCCTCTTGATGATTTGCCGGAAGAAGTAGAGACGTTCTACTGGTGAGTGGGGGATTTTCCCCCGCTTTCCCTTGGGGATTCTGGGAGTCTCCAACGGAAAGCAAGATTTTGTTCTCTTCGGAGAGCGAAAAGTGCGATAGCTGGTCGCCAAAAACAAACAGCAAATTAACGTTAATTTACTAGCCCAACCGGGCGCATCCGCCCGGTTCGGGACGTGGTGCGCCCCCAACTTTTTGGAGTGCATCATGACTAAAGTGAACCATCTACAAAGCCTCTGTGTTATCCACGTAGACTTTGACATCTGGAGTGGACAAACCCGTTTGTCTGCATCTGATCTCAAGCTGGGCGAGGGTGGTGAAATTCCACCTGAGAAAGTAGCTCAACTGGGAAGTAAGAAGATCTGTGATCCGGCTAAGCTGAAAGGCTTTCATCGCCTGAAAACAGAAACTCGTCGCCTCCTGCTGAAATTCGGTATGCCGTTCATGAACGGATTTGCCGTACCCGTCAGCAAGACCGATGAAATCTGTAACAAGCTGAATGACATAAACTTTCAGTTTAACCAACTGAAACAGGATTTCATCAAAGGTTACAACAAAGCCGTGGATGAATGGTGTCAGGAGAACCCTGAGTATGAACGAGCTATCCGTGCCGGAGCCCTTCCAAAGGAAACGGTCGAGGAGCGGATTGGCTTTGAGTACCAGGTGTTCATGATCCAGCCTGTGAACGAAGATGAGGCCAACGCCAAACGCCTTAACCGCAAGGTTGAGCGCTTGGGTGACGATCTCATCTCCGAAGTGGTTCAGGAAGCGAATAAGTTCTATATGGAACGTTTGGCCGGTCGAGACCAATGTGCGGTCACTACTCGGCAGACACTCCGTAACATCCGCGACAAGGTGGATGGGCTTAGCTTCCTGAACAGCGCTTTTAACCCTCTGGTCAAGCTGCTCGACCAAACCCTCCGGGGATACGAGCAACATGCCGATGGCCGAAACATCGTTGCGCCTTTCTTTTATCAGGTCGTGGCCGCAGTGCTGATCATGAGCGAGAGGGACCGCATCGAGCAGTATGCCAATGGCTCGATTACTGTAGAGGGCATGGCTAATGACATTGGCGGTTCGGGAGCCCAGATGGGGGACCGTTCTAAAGATGAAAAGGCCGAACAGAAAAGCGATAAAGCCGGTGAGCTTATCCCTGCAACAGAGGGTGGCGAAACCAAGCAGCAACAGGTAGGTGGTACTGAATCTGTTCAATCAGAACAGACTAACAGCGGTGGTAACGCTGTTGACCTGGATGAAGACATCGACAACTTCTTCAAGAGTTTTGCAGAACGAGGCGAGGGTGAATCGGAAGATGAATCCAATGCCGGTGATGTGGTTCGAGAAGAGCGCGTTGATGTTGAGGATGAGCCGGTTTTGCCTGAGGAAACTCCGGTAGAGCAAGAGCCTGTCCAAGAGGAGCCGACAGAGGAGCCTCTCAACCAGGAGCTGCCTAAAACTGACGACGATGGCGACTATTTCTTCTAATAGTCACTTCAACTAAACCGACCCGGAGGGGATAGCCATTCCCTCCAGGGGTGGACTATCTCCTTCCCTACCAGGAGAAAAGATATGTCCAAAAAACGCACCATTTACAGCGCTCTACCAATCGTGGCCGCAGCCTATGGTGAAAAACTCGGTGTCAAAGTCGCCATCGGTAACGATGACGCATACACCGATGGTAAGACCATCGTGGTTCCGAATATCCCCGACGACTATCCTCACATGGATGCTGTCTGGGGGTATTTGGCCCATGAAGCAGCCCATGTCCGGTTTACGGACTTTGGTGTTGAGCGCCGCAGAGGTCTTCATGCTGAGTTGTCCAACGTTTTGGAGGACTGCCGCATAGAACGGGCCATGATGGAACTCTTCCCCGGTACGTCGCAGACCCTGAATGAGGTTGCTCGCTATATGGCTCAAGCTGGTCATTACGAGCACGTCACAGACAAAGAGGCCCCTGCCTCCATTCTGACAGGGTTTTGTTTGTACTGGTTGCAAACCAAGGCTGTAGGGCAATCCGTCCTTCAACCCTATCTCGATTCGGCTACCCCCGTATTCGAGCGCGTGTTCCCTCAGGGTGTTGTTGTTCGGCTGAACGCTTTACTGCGTAAGGCTGTGAACACTAAGTCAACCGCAGAGGTGACATCCTTGGCCGACCAAATCATCAAGATGATCGAGGAGGAAAAGGAGAAAGAAGAGCAAAAGCCCCTGAATGGTCAGGATGGTAACAACCAGCAGAATGCTGGTGGCAACCAACCTCAGAACAGTCAGGGCGGAAGTGGTAACGATCAAAACCAAGGGCCTGATGCCAATGGTGGTGATCAGCAAGGTAAAGACCAGAAGCAAGACGATGCTAACGGGAAATCTGATCCGAAAGGACAGGGCGACCAAGGCAAGTCGGATACTGATGGTGGCAGCAAGGCAGGACAAAGCCAGGCTGGTGGCAATTCTGACGCGGCGAAACAAGACGCGGCCAAAATGCTCCAGCAGGTTCTGAATGCCGGTGCCGGTGATTTGCGTGGTGACGCGCATGATGCACTTAAAGCCGAGCTCAACCGGGTGGCTCAAGATAAGGGGGACAGTAGCTATATGACTGTTCGCTCTGCTGTGAACACCCAGGACAACCCTGCTGTTGGCAAAAGCCTGGTAGGGGATGTGAAGAGCACCACTTCAAAGATAAGAACGCAGCTCTACGGATTGGTCCAGGCCAGCCAGCGAGTTGCTCACCGTAACCAACGATCAGGGAAGCGTGTGGATGCTCGGAAACTACATCGTGTAGTGACGGGTGATACCCGCGTATTCCTCAAGCCGGAAGCCAAGAAACGCCCTAATACGGCGGTTCACATCCTGGTTGATATGAGCTCCTCGATGGCCTACAAGGCCGCCAATGGAAAGGAGCGTCAAGACATTGCGCGGGAAGCGTCCTTGGCTATTTCGATGGCTCTGGAAGCAATACCCGGCGTAAACCCGGCAGTCACCTTTTTTGGTGGCAACCGGAACCAGCCAGTGTTCAGTGTCGTGAAGCATGGAGATACGGTTCAGAATCGGGCCGGTCGGTTTGGGTTCAAAGCAACTGGCGGTACGCCTATGGCGGAAGCTATGTGGTATGCAGCTTTTGAACTCACCAAGACCCGTGAAGAGCGAAAAATGTTGATCGTAGTGACTGACGGGCAGCCTCAAAGCGCCCCGGCATGTCGCTCAGTGATTGACCTCTGTGAACGAAGCGATGTTGAGGTGATCGGCATAGGGGTAGAGACTACCGCAGTGTCAGGACTGTTCCAAAAGAACATTGTCATTGATGATGCGGCAGCTCTGCAACGCACACTGTTTAAGTTGATGGAGCGGTCATTGACTGCTTTTGCAGCTTAACAGGAAGTGAAACGACAAACGGCTATCCCTTCGGGGGTGGCCGTTTTTATTTGGAGAGTCTATGAACCAATTCCATTCATCTTTGGATTTGTATCATCGGAACAAAGGTAGAAGGGCTACAGTGCCGGAGACGCCTTTTTTACTGCTTGCTAAGCGCATTCCTCCGATGTACTGGAGACTGTTCCAGGGTGTTACTTTGGATAGTCGTATGGGATACACAGGCAGGCGGCAGTTCCACAGTCTTGGGCAAGCAATCGACTGGGCAAAGTCATCAGTTGGCGATTCCTGGTCAAATAAGCGCTTTCACAAGCCGGTAGGCCTCGATGTATTGCTGGCCTGTACTGCGAGTAAGGTGCCTGAACATCTGGTCGAAGAACTGAAAAGACGGGGCAGTTGATGCGTCTTTGAGCTTTGCACCCGAAAAGGGCAGTTTGAGCGTTCCTGTTCACACAGCTCTCGTGGAACAATCAAAGTGAGGAGGGAATACCCTCCCACTTTCTCAGAGGCCTTCATTGAGGGTTGCTGAGAAAGTGAATTTTGTCCTCTCTGAGGGCGAAACGTGCGATAGCTGGTCGCCAAAAACAAACAGCATTCAACCTCAGCCTAAGGGCGCACTGCGCCTGACAGGCTCTGTGTGCCCAAGTTACTTTAAGGAGCACACATGTCTCATCTGAACAATCTCAAATCCGTAATGATCTCTCTCGCCGCCGAACATAAGCTGCCTGAAATCTACCAGGATGACATCACTACCGATGTGGAGTCTCTGGATCGATTCGATGGTTTACGTCTGGTCTGGCTGTTGCGGTCTTGCGGCAGCGTATTGGTGCCAGCGGAAGTTGGCGTTAATCCGATCTATATCACCCATTGGTTGTGGTCTAACCACGGTCAACAGGTGGTTCCATTCTCTGTGGATACCCGCACGGGGTTGATTGAAAAAATCGACTTCGAGCAAGCTGAAAAGCTGATCATGCAGATGCCTTGCAACCTCTCTTCATTGCAGAACAAGGAATACTTGGTTGACCAGGTAAACCGAGTGTTGCAACGAGGTTGTGAAATGCGTATCTGGGGTATCTTCGAGTCTCCAAGCTCGGTGGAATCCGTTGGTGGTTGGAAAGAGTGGCAGAGCTATTTCAGCTCTACTGGGAATCGACTGATGGCCGATTTCGTTGGTAAAGCCATTCGATTCACCAACCCTCGATAAATCGCCGTTCAACCATTAACCCTAATTAACCCTATGGGGCTCCGATAGCCCTGAGGGGACGGGGCTCCGCAATCGCAATAAGGAGTCCCTATGAAAAACCTATCAGCTTTGGAAGCAGTTCTTGACTACGACAAACCTTCTCGACGTTTTCTTGATGAGCTCAACGAAAACCAGATGAAGGATTTGTCCGGGGAAATCTTCGCCAAGCTCTACTGGAGCAAGCGTAATCCCCAGTGGTACGAGAAAGACACCAATCGGCTGTTTGCACGACTTCGTTGGGTTCAGCGCATCATCAAGAAGCGCTTGAAAACCGGCAAGGTTAAACCTGAACTGACAGAAAATGGTTCAGTGATGGAGCGCTTCAACTTCCCTTATGGTGACACTCTCGATTTCTTCCATCGGTACTTGCGACATCCCAAATGGGAGGTTGTGTATCAAGAATCGGGGTGCAGTGCCTTTTGGAAAAATGAAGCAACGCTTGAGCTATGCACCTACTGCGAAGGTGATGTGGTCATGATGAAGGCTCCTGATGAAGCAACCTTCTTTCGTGATTGCAATCGCCTTAGCTGGTGGTATGCAGATAACGCTTGATCTTAATCCCTAACCAGGGGCGAACCGGCCCCTGATGGGAGCATGGTGCGCCCCATCTATGATGGAGGACGCCATGTTCAAATCATCAGTATGCTCCTACGAAAACAGGGGGCCTTACGGAAACAACAAGTACCGAGGCAACTGCTCGGGCTTTATCGTTAAAGACTTCATTGAGTCTTACATGAGAAAGCCGAACGGGCTGGTGGCAGACCCAAGTGTTGGGGGTGGCTCTAGCATCGACGTTGCCAATGAACTTGGTGTCCGTTTCAAAGGGACAGACTTGCATCAGGGGTTCAACCTGTTGCGGGATGACTTCCTTTCGTTCCTCGGAGAGCCTGCACACCTGATCTGGTGGCACCCTCCTTACTGGGACATGATCCAGTATTCAGGTAAGCAGTGGGGCGAGCCCAACAAATGGGATATGAGCCGCATGAATTTGC is part of the Providencia stuartii genome and harbors:
- a CDS encoding DUF3150 domain-containing protein, whose protein sequence is MTKVNHLQSLCVIHVDFDIWSGQTRLSASDLKLGEGGEIPPEKVAQLGSKKICDPAKLKGFHRLKTETRRLLLKFGMPFMNGFAVPVSKTDEICNKLNDINFQFNQLKQDFIKGYNKAVDEWCQENPEYERAIRAGALPKETVEERIGFEYQVFMIQPVNEDEANAKRLNRKVERLGDDLISEVVQEANKFYMERLAGRDQCAVTTRQTLRNIRDKVDGLSFLNSAFNPLVKLLDQTLRGYEQHADGRNIVAPFFYQVVAAVLIMSERDRIEQYANGSITVEGMANDIGGSGAQMGDRSKDEKAEQKSDKAGELIPATEGGETKQQQVGGTESVQSEQTNSGGNAVDLDEDIDNFFKSFAERGEGESEDESNAGDVVREERVDVEDEPVLPEETPVEQEPVQEEPTEEPLNQELPKTDDDGDYFF
- a CDS encoding YqaJ viral recombinase family protein, with product MKIVNLSQREEDWLDWRRQGVTATDAAILLNRSPYKTRWRLWAEKTGYAREVDLSLNPLVRRGIENEDAARRAFEEKYDDMLLPACVESVQYPLMRASLDGLRDNGEPVELKSPSATVWEDVCAEKANSKAYQLYYPQVQHQLLVTGAKQGWLVFYFEGQIQEFPILRDEAMIQEILAEAKKFWQQVVDKKEPDKDPERDLYIPQGEEVNRWIAAAEEYRLYDAEIQELKQRLSELQERQKPHLDTMKSLMGEYFHADYCGVMVTRYKAAGRVDYKKLLADKASGVKPEDVDQYREKSSERCRVTVTGSVKPRYIVDEDVLAPLDDLPEEVETFYW
- a CDS encoding VWA domain-containing protein; this encodes MSKKRTIYSALPIVAAAYGEKLGVKVAIGNDDAYTDGKTIVVPNIPDDYPHMDAVWGYLAHEAAHVRFTDFGVERRRGLHAELSNVLEDCRIERAMMELFPGTSQTLNEVARYMAQAGHYEHVTDKEAPASILTGFCLYWLQTKAVGQSVLQPYLDSATPVFERVFPQGVVVRLNALLRKAVNTKSTAEVTSLADQIIKMIEEEKEKEEQKPLNGQDGNNQQNAGGNQPQNSQGGSGNDQNQGPDANGGDQQGKDQKQDDANGKSDPKGQGDQGKSDTDGGSKAGQSQAGGNSDAAKQDAAKMLQQVLNAGAGDLRGDAHDALKAELNRVAQDKGDSSYMTVRSAVNTQDNPAVGKSLVGDVKSTTSKIRTQLYGLVQASQRVAHRNQRSGKRVDARKLHRVVTGDTRVFLKPEAKKRPNTAVHILVDMSSSMAYKAANGKERQDIAREASLAISMALEAIPGVNPAVTFFGGNRNQPVFSVVKHGDTVQNRAGRFGFKATGGTPMAEAMWYAAFELTKTREERKMLIVVTDGQPQSAPACRSVIDLCERSDVEVIGIGVETTAVSGLFQKNIVIDDAAALQRTLFKLMERSLTAFAA